The following coding sequences are from one Rhodobiaceae bacterium window:
- the bsmA gene encoding glycine/sarcosine N-methyltransferase, with translation MGDVTNHYRDLLAADYLTMVGDFDARVRADMGLLCGLDLECESGRARALDLGCGPGMHSVALTKIGYQVTAVDQSEELLDELKRRTVGSAVHAIQGDITELQGVVMPGFELAVCLGDTLPHLPSFEDVDRFLGEVHGVLGSRGQLLLGFRDLTHVLEGVDRFIPVAQTDDRIMTCFLEDQGDRVEVHDLIHRREESGWVLYKSSYPKLRLGEADVRNRLKAAGFEIVHSSIEQGQVKMLARKVTLSPA, from the coding sequence ATGGGTGATGTGACCAACCATTATCGTGATCTACTGGCGGCAGATTACCTGACCATGGTCGGCGACTTTGATGCCCGCGTTCGTGCGGATATGGGCCTCCTATGTGGACTTGATCTCGAGTGTGAGAGCGGGCGGGCGCGGGCGTTAGACCTTGGCTGTGGCCCTGGCATGCATTCGGTGGCGCTCACCAAGATTGGCTACCAGGTTACGGCGGTTGACCAGTCTGAGGAGCTGCTGGATGAACTGAAACGGCGGACGGTGGGGTCTGCGGTTCATGCCATTCAGGGTGACATCACTGAGTTGCAGGGTGTGGTGATGCCTGGCTTTGAGCTCGCTGTGTGTCTGGGGGATACGCTTCCCCACCTGCCGTCATTTGAGGACGTTGATCGCTTCCTCGGCGAGGTCCATGGCGTGCTTGGCTCCCGTGGTCAGCTGCTGTTGGGATTTCGGGATCTCACCCATGTGCTGGAGGGTGTAGACCGGTTCATTCCCGTGGCGCAGACTGATGATCGGATCATGACCTGCTTTCTGGAAGACCAGGGTGACAGGGTGGAGGTTCATGACCTTATTCACCGGCGAGAAGAGAGTGGCTGGGTGCTCTACAAGAGTTCCTATCCCAAGTTACGTCTGGGCGAAGCAGATGTCCGCAATCGATTAAAAGCAGCCGGTTTTGAGATCGTGCATTCATCGATCGAGCAGGGTCAGGTGAAGATGCTGGCGCGGAAGGTGACTCTTTCCCCTGCTTGA